The segment TAATTTCAGACGCCATGCTTCCTTGCGCTCAGCTTCTGTTTTTGCATATGTACGTTTATCCTCATCATCCATATACTTTTCTTCCACTGAAAAATCGAATGGCTTACTAAGTATTTCTTTGTACAACAGCGCTACTTCTTCCATGCGCTTTTTATACACAGTATTTACAGCATAAAACGATTCAAGACGGGCCCCATGGATCTCATCATCAACTTTTGTTTCATATTTCTTGAATTGATCGATATCCGATTTCAGAAAATAGGTTTTGTCTCCATCAAGATCCTTCAGGAACTTGGCAAACACCGTTTTTGAAAACTCATCATCGATCTTTTTGGGGTTGTAATGCCCCTCTTCCAAAAACTCACCAATCAACTGCAGGATACGTTCAAAACGGTTGGTTGGTTCATTGCGGGTAGCGGATGATTGTACGGCGTAAAAGATACTGCCCCCCAACATGAGGACCAGTATGATCAGCAAACTCTTTTTACTAAACATATATTGGATAAAATTTGACATAAAACAATTACCGTAAAAATAACGAGAAAAGGCGTGCCATTATTGGCCGTTTATACAAATACAGGCTTTTAACAAGCTGTTTGGTCAAAAGTTGTGCCCTAAAATGATCTGATTCAAGCTTACAGCGTACTTACACTCATTATTTACGCTTGTAAAAGCATTTTTTTTACTGGTGATTTCATTCTTATATCAGAAATACAGGCAACTGTTATTTGGGAAAGATGACTAATAACGTTCACATCAAAGGAAATCAGAAGTCGGGATGACTGGATTCGAACCAGCGACCTCTTCGTCCCGAACGAAGCACGCTACCGGACTGCGCTACATCCCGATATTGACCGTTAAGTTGGATATTCAAATTTATAAAGAATTAAAAAACCAGGACAGTAGCCCTGGTTTTCCATTTTACAATGCCGCAGTGTTATTTTTATACTTCAGCCGTTGGTTCTTGTTGTTGTATCTCTTCTTCTTTCTTTTTTCTACCGGTAATAAAACGCCACACACCTCCACCTACTGCCGCCAAGGCAATGATCACCAGTTTGATATTTTTCAGGATCAACGCAAAGAAGCCAACTTTCGCCAGCACTTTTCCTGCTACAAGCCCCCCAACAGTCCAGGCTGCCACATTATCAACCTTCGAATCAAATTCAGCATAGGTATTTCCTTTTGTGAATGAAGGAATCGCAAGTACTTTGTCAATATCATTTTTCACCATTGCCAATTCTGTCATTGAAGCAACAGCATTGAGCGAAAGCACTCCTTTGCGGCCAAGTATGCGCACTTCATAATTGAGCGTATTGCCATCTGATGCTTCGCCAAATTTCAATTCTTTTGCCCAATGCAATACTTTGCCGTTCTTATCATAAAAAGGCTTTTGTGCCCAGCCAACAAAATGGATAGCTTCATACCCTTGCTTTGCACGCTCTTCGTTTTCTGCCTTTTCGCCTGTCTGCATTTCTTTGAGCATGTCATCATAATTAATTTTATCTGCATCATCATCCTTAACATAGCCCATTGGATCGTAGGTGATCACAAACGCATAACTGCTGTCAGCAAACGGACTGCCTTTATCGGGAAAAAGCATCCCTAGTACACCGTCCTGCGGAGGATTACCCCAAATCTCAGTAATGATATAAGTACTTTGTTCTTTGTTTAAAAACTTGAATCCCTCGGGAACATTTAATTGAGCAACACCATTGTCGAGAGAAATGATTCCGGTTTGGTATTTCATGGCTTTTTCAACCGAGTCGGCCAAACGTAAATAACTTACAATATCTTCAGTTGGGCGAGCAGTAGTAGAGTCACCATATACACCCGCCAATAAAAAAACAGGAAGAACAAATGCAATAAATGCAGACATGGTCTTTTTCATGCAGTTAATTTTGGTTTCGCTAAAAATAATGAAATATCAATATGCTGCAGAACGATTTTTCAACTTAAATAAAAGAGTAAGTATTAATCTGTAGTGATCATAAAAACACCGGGTACCGCACGTTGCCCCTCTTTATCACTTGGCTTGATGGTTTCCTTTCCATTCACCAACATGCAGCTGCTACCGCCACCGTCGAGGTTTAATGCTTCCACGCAACCAAGATCAAGTAACAGTTTTGCCAAGTGCGTTAATGAGGCACCTTCTGCAATACCGGGTATACGACCTTGCACAACAAGAATGATGAGCTTGCCATCGGCAGTATAGCCCATAGCAGTTCGTGGATGCTTATCATCAATGGCTTTACCTGTGAACATACGCTCTTCATTGTTGGTAACTTTTACCGTACTCTCCTGAACAAGGACCGGACCTCCGGCAATGGCGGTTTGCATTTTCCATTTCTGAAACCGTCGCTTATACAATTCACTATGTAACCGGTATGTATATTTTATTGACTTGATTTTGTGTTGTACAATAGGAAAAGAATCTTTTACAGGTCCGTACACTTCCTGAGATGCAAAAGCATGTTTCTTAGAACTATCGGTATACAACCAGGCCACATCAGCCTTTCTTTTTTTATTGATGCCAATCGCAGAACGAAACGTGTGCATATACATCAATGTATCTTTTCCTTTCAATGCAGTTGTATGAACATTGTACGAAACCAGTTTCCCATCTTTTATCACTGCATTCAAATTCCTGTTCGTAGCAAAATCAAAAAAAGTTCCGTTCACCACCAGCAATGGCTGTTGGTTCTTATCATAAAACTGTTGCGGGGTAAAGCGGCGTTGATAAGTTGTATCTGTTTTAAAGTTCAGTTTCCTGTCTTTCAGATCGGCAATTACATAGTAAGCAATGTTTGGTTTACCATCAATTAGATCAGTTGTTGTAAACACATGAACCGACGATGGTATTGATCCATAAAGCGAATCAACATTTTGCCACTTCACTTGCGCCAAACAAAAAGGAGCAGTGATGACGTACAACACTGCTCCAAGTAATATTTTCTTCATAAAGATCTATGCAATAAAATTCGCTTTCTCTTCTTCCCATTTCGCTTTACCATAACCGGGAAGCACATGCTTTTCGCTGTGATAACTTGAACGTACCAACGGACCACTCTCTACATAATCCAATCCAATGGTATAACCAATTTCACGGTACTCAGCAAATTCGTCAGGATGTACGAAGCGTTGTACAGCTAAATGTTTTTTTGTCGGTTGCAGGTACTGCCCAATTGTTACCACATCAACACCATTATTCTTCAAATCATTTAATGTCTGTATTACTTCTTCTTTCGTTTCACCCAAACCCAACATAATGCCACTCTTCACCCGCATACCGTTCTCTTTCAGGTAACGCAACACATCCATACTGCGCCAGTACTTTGCCTGTATGCGCACCTGGCGTGTTAAACGCTCCACTGTTTCAATGTTATGTGATACCACTTCCGGATGTGCTTCCACAATACGCTGTACATTCTCCATCTGTCCTTTAAAATCAGGGATCAGGGTTTCCAATGTTGTGTCGGGATTCAATGCTTTTACTGCACGAATGGTGTTATACCAGATAATACTGCCGCCATCTTTTATTTCATCACGGTCTACAGATGTGAGCACAGCATGTTTTACCTTCATCAAGTGAATAGCTTCAGCAACACGTTGCGGTTCATCCCAATCAACCGGATCGGGGCGGCCAGTTGCAACGGCACAAAAACCACAGCTGCGGGTACAGGTATTACCCAATATCATAAACGTGGCTGTACCTTCTCCCCAGCACTCGCCCATGTTTGGACAATTACCGCTTTCGCAAATAGTATGAAGTTTATTCTTATCAACAAGGTTGCGCACGTGGCGATAACTTTCGCCAATAGGTAAACGAACTCTTAACCAATCCGGCTTTTTCAGTTTCTGCTCTGCGGCAGCATCATTCACTACAATTTCCTGCATAATTTCAACTAAATGAGGGGCAAAGTTAGGCTACTTTCGTTTACCAAACATAAGGGCAATGTAGCCGTTAAAAAACACCTGCTGATCAGGGTTCAGGAGCATGATCTGCACTTTACGGGAATATGCTTCGATATTCATACCTATTTCAATAGCAGTCACCACTTCATTGAAACGTCCGTAATCGAAACGGAGAGCTGCTTTTGCATGAACGCCGGGTACAAACTTCAATTCGTTCCAGCCATAACGCAAACCGGTGCCCATAAGAATATTTGGAGCAGGTGCCAGGAAGAGACTGCTGTCGGCCGGTGTGTATTTTATATTTCTTGTGCCCTCGGGGCTATTATCCTGTACACGAACATAATAAGGACGTTCAAATCCGGCTGAAATTCCACCGGCATAAATAGCGTGCACCGCTACACCGTTCTTATTTGTTTTACCACCGAGCATTCGTTGCTGGCCGTATGATAATTTCAATTGGTAAAAACTGTTACGCTTACCATAAACATAAGGATTGCCTATTTGCAGGAACCCATTATTATTTAAAACGTTGTTGATCTTTTGTTCTTTGGGATGCTTTTTTTCGTTGAGCTCAAGTGCAAAAAGATTGGTCGTTTTTACAGTTTTCAAATAACCTTTTTCATAAACCACGCCCCACCCATCAGTGTTAAGTCGTAATCCAAAAACATTTTGTTTATTGAAAACAAGTGCACCCTCTTCCTGCTGACGGATAAGATTATCAATTTTCTCCCTGCGTGCATCCTTCTTTGCACTACGCTCTGTTTTGCGGCTATCCTTTTCCTGCGCAACAGTTGTACTCACTACCAGAAGAAGAGCGAAGCTGAGGTATATTATTTTCACAAGCCTGAAATTATTGTTTGAACGTAAATTTACAGATTAAAACGATAGATGCGGCATTGTGGTATATTGCCGCCAATTTCTGAACTATAAATTTAACAACATGACCTCCTCAATTGTTTATAAAGGTGAATTACGTACCGAAGCAGAACACCTCCACAGCCACAGAAAAATTGAAACCGATGCCCCGCTCGATAACCAGGGTAAAGCAGAAC is part of the Lacibacter sediminis genome and harbors:
- the lipA gene encoding lipoyl synthase; the protein is MQEIVVNDAAAEQKLKKPDWLRVRLPIGESYRHVRNLVDKNKLHTICESGNCPNMGECWGEGTATFMILGNTCTRSCGFCAVATGRPDPVDWDEPQRVAEAIHLMKVKHAVLTSVDRDEIKDGGSIIWYNTIRAVKALNPDTTLETLIPDFKGQMENVQRIVEAHPEVVSHNIETVERLTRQVRIQAKYWRSMDVLRYLKENGMRVKSGIMLGLGETKEEVIQTLNDLKNNGVDVVTIGQYLQPTKKHLAVQRFVHPDEFAEYREIGYTIGLDYVESGPLVRSSYHSEKHVLPGYGKAKWEEEKANFIA
- a CDS encoding phosphodiester glycosidase family protein, which encodes MKKILLGAVLYVITAPFCLAQVKWQNVDSLYGSIPSSVHVFTTTDLIDGKPNIAYYVIADLKDRKLNFKTDTTYQRRFTPQQFYDKNQQPLLVVNGTFFDFATNRNLNAVIKDGKLVSYNVHTTALKGKDTLMYMHTFRSAIGINKKRKADVAWLYTDSSKKHAFASQEVYGPVKDSFPIVQHKIKSIKYTYRLHSELYKRRFQKWKMQTAIAGGPVLVQESTVKVTNNEERMFTGKAIDDKHPRTAMGYTADGKLIILVVQGRIPGIAEGASLTHLAKLLLDLGCVEALNLDGGGSSCMLVNGKETIKPSDKEGQRAVPGVFMITTD
- a CDS encoding DUF2167 domain-containing protein, with translation MKKTMSAFIAFVLPVFLLAGVYGDSTTARPTEDIVSYLRLADSVEKAMKYQTGIISLDNGVAQLNVPEGFKFLNKEQSTYIITEIWGNPPQDGVLGMLFPDKGSPFADSSYAFVITYDPMGYVKDDDADKINYDDMLKEMQTGEKAENEERAKQGYEAIHFVGWAQKPFYDKNGKVLHWAKELKFGEASDGNTLNYEVRILGRKGVLSLNAVASMTELAMVKNDIDKVLAIPSFTKGNTYAEFDSKVDNVAAWTVGGLVAGKVLAKVGFFALILKNIKLVIIALAAVGGGVWRFITGRKKKEEEIQQQEPTAEV